In the genome of Ensifer adhaerens, one region contains:
- a CDS encoding Membrane associated serine protease, rhomboid family, with protein MFLPIHDQIGLKYIRRAYVNYTLIIANILVWIVLRRETVLDQNTVQMALGFIPGVIFNGDRLDPTIALVPSWATFITYAFFHIDFMHIAVNLLFLFVFGDNVEDALGHVRYALFYLACAAFGALIHGLTDPTSQIPLIGASGAISGVISAYVLLHPRVRVWVLVLFGIPLPLPAFVPLLLWIGEQFYMLATDPGGMVSWGAHTGGIVAGAILVIILKRPGVALLDRKTPSIERRPG; from the coding sequence ATGTTCCTGCCGATCCACGACCAGATTGGCTTGAAATATATCAGGCGGGCCTATGTCAATTATACGCTGATCATCGCCAATATTCTGGTCTGGATCGTCCTGCGGCGAGAAACCGTGCTGGACCAGAACACGGTGCAGATGGCGCTCGGCTTCATTCCGGGCGTGATCTTCAATGGCGACCGGCTCGACCCAACCATTGCGCTTGTGCCAAGCTGGGCGACTTTCATCACCTATGCCTTTTTCCACATAGACTTCATGCACATCGCTGTGAACCTGCTGTTCCTCTTCGTGTTCGGCGACAACGTGGAAGATGCGCTCGGCCATGTTCGCTATGCCCTCTTCTATCTCGCCTGTGCCGCTTTCGGCGCCCTGATCCATGGCCTGACGGACCCGACATCCCAGATCCCGCTGATCGGCGCATCGGGTGCGATTTCCGGCGTGATTTCAGCCTATGTGCTCCTGCATCCCCGCGTCCGCGTCTGGGTGCTGGTGCTTTTTGGCATTCCCCTGCCGCTGCCGGCCTTCGTCCCGCTCCTGCTCTGGATCGGCGAACAATTCTATATGCTCGCCACCGACCCTGGCGGCATGGTTTCCTGGGGCGCGCATACTGGCGGCATTGTCGCCGGCGCGATCCTGGTCATCATCCTCAAACGGCCAGGCGTCGCGCTGCTGGACCGGAAGACGCCAAGCATCGAGCGACGCCCGGGCTAA
- a CDS encoding cob(I)alamin adenosyltransferase, with protein sequence MVKLNKIYTRTGDDGTTGLAGGDRVSKTDLRVEAYGVVDETNSFVGVARLSTAGMPKLDAILAAIQNALFDLGADLASPGTPEELGYEPLRVTQKQVDDLEHAIDALNANLQPLKSFVLPGGSPASAALHVARTVSRRAERLMVALNAREHGAINPAAMRYINRLSDLLFVAARVTNDNGASDVLWVPGKDR encoded by the coding sequence ATGGTAAAACTGAACAAGATTTATACGCGGACCGGCGATGACGGCACGACCGGCCTCGCCGGCGGCGACCGCGTGTCCAAGACAGACCTGCGTGTCGAGGCCTATGGCGTTGTGGACGAGACGAATTCCTTTGTCGGGGTTGCCCGCCTGTCGACCGCAGGCATGCCCAAGCTCGATGCAATCCTCGCAGCCATACAGAACGCGCTTTTCGATCTCGGCGCCGACCTTGCATCCCCCGGCACGCCGGAAGAACTCGGCTATGAGCCGTTGCGCGTCACGCAGAAGCAGGTCGATGATCTGGAACACGCCATCGATGCACTGAACGCGAACCTGCAGCCACTTAAATCCTTCGTGCTCCCCGGCGGCTCGCCGGCCTCTGCAGCGCTTCACGTCGCCCGCACGGTCTCGCGCCGCGCCGAGCGACTGATGGTGGCCCTGAACGCCCGCGAGCATGGCGCGATCAATCCCGCGGCGATGCGCTACATCAATCGCCTGTCCGACCTGCTCTTCGTCGCTGCCCGCGTCACCAACGACAATGGCGCGAGCGATGTGCTCTGGGTGCCGGGAAAGGACAGATAG
- a CDS encoding Hypoxia induced protein conserved region produces MGGFTYILAIVFMVATALVLIRGLWNLLKGGSGNTSNKLMQMRVALQAVAVALIMLTLWLTGGGR; encoded by the coding sequence ATGGGGGGATTCACCTATATTCTGGCGATCGTGTTCATGGTCGCGACCGCCCTCGTTCTGATCCGAGGCCTTTGGAACCTCCTGAAAGGCGGCAGCGGCAACACATCCAACAAACTCATGCAGATGCGCGTCGCGCTTCAGGCGGTCGCGGTCGCGCTGATCATGCTGACGCTGTGGCTGACCGGCGGAGGCCGTTGA
- a CDS encoding Short-chain dehydrogenase: MTYGKTILITGSSTGIGAYCARALKAKGWRVLASVRREEDRTSLTADGIETFLMDYTDLDSIRRLVADVSACTGGTLDALFNNGAYGQTGAVEDLTVEVLKAQFEANFFGWHELTRLVVPIMRRQGHGRIVQCSSILGVVPAPYRGAYTASKFALEGLSITLRMELADAGIHVSLIEPGPIESRFLATALDKFLANIDYRNSVHAASYERQLHRLKGERRAKGKLGPEAVMAVLEKALTSTNPKAHYGVTTVARQGMLLKKLLPADMFYRLISRVG, encoded by the coding sequence ATGACATATGGCAAAACGATTTTGATCACCGGCAGTTCCACGGGCATCGGCGCATATTGTGCTCGCGCCCTGAAAGCCAAGGGCTGGCGCGTTTTGGCCTCCGTCCGGCGCGAAGAGGATCGGACGAGCCTGACGGCCGACGGCATTGAGACCTTTCTGATGGACTATACCGATCTCGACAGCATTCGCCGGCTTGTTGCGGATGTCAGCGCATGCACGGGCGGCACCCTTGATGCGCTCTTCAACAATGGCGCCTATGGACAGACAGGAGCCGTGGAAGACCTCACCGTGGAGGTCCTGAAAGCGCAGTTCGAAGCCAATTTCTTCGGCTGGCATGAACTCACCCGCCTTGTCGTCCCCATCATGCGCCGGCAGGGCCATGGCCGCATCGTACAATGCTCGTCCATTCTCGGCGTCGTTCCCGCACCCTATCGTGGCGCGTACACAGCCTCGAAATTCGCGCTCGAAGGCCTGTCCATTACCTTGCGAATGGAACTGGCCGATGCAGGCATTCACGTCTCGCTCATCGAGCCGGGCCCGATTGAATCCCGTTTTCTCGCCACCGCGCTCGACAAGTTCTTGGCAAACATCGACTACAGAAACTCGGTCCATGCCGCGTCCTACGAACGCCAGCTCCACCGCCTGAAAGGGGAGCGTCGCGCGAAAGGCAAGCTGGGGCCGGAGGCGGTCATGGCCGTTCTGGAAAAAGCCCTGACATCGACCAATCCAAAGGCGCATTATGGCGTAACCACTGTGGCCAGGCAGGGAATGCTTTTGAAAAAGCTGCTTCCTGCAGATATGTTTTACAGACTGATCTCAAGAGTCGGCTGA
- a CDS encoding membrane protein: protein MVRKAEPITKDEDGGPVPVFVKVIYRVLYDALYHFTDDDGWAMASHVALSSLLAIFPFLIFGTTLATFLGAKEFAETAVHLIFDTWPETIAEPIAKEVVQVLTIPHGGLLTISVLAAAYFASNGIEALRISLNRAYRVHEMRPWYITRALSLIYVLAAVLALAAVSVFLVVVPLAAGYVESWLPWTTTIINVIESWRVWGTIIVLTVALFIVHLYMPAGRRRFLQVVPGIAFTLIAWALSAYVFAYYISTFANYTRTYAGLASIMIVLVFLYMTGVIFIIGGEINAAMMKFKVFRMFGRPGGRILPVRPRSAEPHEVSDVEGREAGRAQRR, encoded by the coding sequence ATGGTTCGCAAAGCTGAGCCCATCACCAAAGACGAAGACGGGGGTCCGGTGCCGGTATTTGTGAAAGTGATCTACAGGGTGCTTTATGACGCCCTCTACCACTTCACCGACGATGACGGCTGGGCCATGGCGAGCCATGTCGCCTTGTCTTCACTACTCGCCATCTTTCCGTTCCTGATTTTCGGCACGACGCTCGCGACCTTCCTGGGCGCGAAGGAATTTGCGGAGACCGCCGTTCACCTGATCTTCGACACCTGGCCGGAAACGATTGCTGAGCCCATTGCGAAGGAAGTCGTGCAGGTTCTGACGATCCCGCACGGGGGGCTGTTGACGATCTCGGTCCTGGCGGCAGCCTATTTTGCCTCCAACGGGATCGAGGCGCTGCGCATCTCGCTCAACCGCGCCTATCGCGTGCATGAGATGCGGCCCTGGTATATCACGCGCGCGCTCAGCCTCATCTACGTGCTGGCGGCGGTGCTGGCGCTGGCTGCCGTCAGCGTCTTTCTCGTCGTGGTGCCGCTTGCGGCCGGTTACGTCGAAAGCTGGCTACCCTGGACGACGACGATCATCAACGTGATCGAGAGCTGGCGCGTCTGGGGCACGATCATCGTTCTGACGGTCGCGCTTTTTATCGTCCATCTCTACATGCCGGCGGGGCGTCGGCGGTTTCTGCAGGTTGTCCCCGGCATTGCCTTCACGCTGATTGCCTGGGCGTTGTCGGCCTATGTCTTTGCCTATTACATTTCGACTTTCGCCAACTACACCCGCACCTATGCGGGACTGGCCTCGATCATGATCGTGCTGGTTTTTCTCTACATGACCGGCGTGATCTTCATCATCGGCGGCGAGATCAATGCGGCCATGATGAAGTTCAAGGTCTTCCGCATGTTCGGCCGGCCGGGCGGACGCATCCTGCCGGTGCGGCCGCGTTCAGCGGAGCCCCACGAGGTGTCGGATGTCGAGGGGCGTGAGGCCGGACGCGCGCAACGCCGCTAG
- a CDS encoding glutamyl-Q tRNA(Asp) synthetase, with amino-acid sequence MPEKPATTPPVFRFAPSPNGYLHLGHALSALLNHEMAKAANGRLLLRIEDIDIARCRPEYEQAIHEDLGWLGIDYEHPVRRQSEHTEAYAQALDRLKAMCLVYPAFMSRGEVKRFVADEEATGKQWPRDPDGAPLYPPLDRNLSQAEAEARIAAGRLHVWRLDMAKALAATGQTLSFVETGPTYAGTLALDPAIWGDVMLWRWDAPSSYHLSVVVDDALQVVTHVVRGLDLFAATPVHRLLQALLGLPTPVYHHHRLILGEDGRKLSKSQGDTTLAALRASGLTPLDIRHLVGLR; translated from the coding sequence ATGCCCGAAAAGCCTGCGACCACGCCACCCGTTTTCCGCTTTGCACCGAGCCCGAATGGCTATCTTCATCTTGGCCATGCGCTCTCGGCGCTTTTGAACCACGAGATGGCGAAGGCCGCGAACGGTCGTCTGCTGCTTCGTATCGAAGATATCGATATCGCCCGCTGCAGGCCGGAATATGAACAGGCCATCCACGAAGATCTTGGCTGGCTGGGCATAGACTATGAACATCCCGTGCGTCGGCAGTCTGAACATACAGAGGCATACGCCCAAGCACTCGACCGGCTCAAGGCGATGTGTCTGGTCTACCCTGCCTTCATGAGCCGCGGCGAGGTGAAACGCTTCGTCGCCGACGAGGAGGCAACGGGCAAGCAATGGCCCCGGGATCCCGACGGCGCGCCGCTCTATCCACCCCTTGATCGGAACCTGTCTCAGGCGGAAGCAGAGGCGCGTATTGCTGCTGGCAGACTGCATGTCTGGCGGCTCGATATGGCGAAGGCACTGGCGGCGACCGGACAGACGCTTTCCTTCGTGGAGACCGGCCCGACCTACGCCGGGACGCTCGCTCTTGACCCGGCCATCTGGGGCGACGTCATGCTGTGGCGATGGGACGCGCCTTCAAGCTACCATCTTTCCGTAGTGGTGGACGACGCGTTGCAGGTCGTCACGCATGTGGTGCGCGGCCTTGATCTTTTCGCCGCCACGCCGGTTCATCGCCTCCTGCAAGCACTGCTCGGCCTGCCCACCCCCGTCTACCACCATCACCGCCTGATCCTTGGCGAGGACGGCCGAAAGCTCTCCAAGAGCCAGGGCGACACGACACTAGCGGCGTTGCGCGCGTCCGGCCTCACGCCCCTCGACATCCGACACCTCGTGGGGCTCCGCTGA
- a CDS encoding DNA-3-methyladenine glycosylase II, producing MKPITSELDIAAGLDALVALDPRLGDIIARAGPVPLRLQPAGFCGLAEIVVSQMVSKASASAIFGRLAEKVGGEVSGTSVMALGADGLFGVGLSRAKASTLLAIADAERVGQLDLQAVCRMDTSDAMAHLTAVKGVGPWTAEVYLMFCAGHPDIFPVGDIALVHAVHRAFAHDEKINGRRLASFAECWSPWRSVAARLFWAFYSRQLRRAADPLG from the coding sequence GTGAAGCCGATTACGAGCGAGCTTGATATCGCTGCGGGGCTTGATGCACTCGTCGCGCTCGATCCACGGCTGGGCGACATTATTGCGCGAGCCGGACCGGTTCCTTTGCGCCTGCAGCCGGCGGGCTTTTGCGGGCTTGCCGAAATTGTCGTCTCGCAGATGGTCTCCAAGGCGTCTGCATCTGCAATTTTCGGTCGGCTTGCGGAAAAGGTGGGCGGTGAGGTGAGTGGGACCAGTGTAATGGCCCTTGGCGCTGACGGCCTGTTTGGTGTTGGCCTCTCGCGCGCCAAGGCTTCGACCTTGTTGGCCATCGCCGATGCCGAGCGCGTCGGGCAGCTCGATCTGCAAGCGGTCTGCCGTATGGATACGTCTGACGCAATGGCGCATCTGACTGCAGTCAAGGGTGTCGGGCCCTGGACGGCAGAGGTGTATCTGATGTTCTGTGCCGGCCATCCGGATATCTTTCCGGTGGGGGATATTGCCCTGGTCCATGCGGTTCATCGTGCTTTTGCGCATGACGAGAAAATAAACGGCCGCAGGCTTGCGAGCTTCGCCGAATGTTGGTCGCCGTGGCGATCTGTCGCGGCGCGGCTCTTCTGGGCCTTCTATTCCCGGCAGTTGCGCCGGGCAGCCGATCCTCTTGGCTAG
- a CDS encoding 5-methylcytosine-specific restriction endonuclease McrA: MTIAVSPQSLPALVLNADYRPLSYYPLSLWSWQDAIKAVFLDRVNIIAEYDHAVSSPTFSMRLPSVVCLKSYVKPARYPAFTRFNVFLRDKFECQYCGSEDELTFDHLIPRAHGGETRWDNIVTACAPCNLRKGSKLPHQAGMHPRQKPWHPTVQELHNNGRFFPPNYLHESWMDYLYWDSELQP; encoded by the coding sequence TTGACGATTGCAGTCTCACCGCAGTCCTTGCCCGCGCTGGTGCTCAACGCGGATTACAGGCCACTGAGTTATTATCCCTTGTCGCTATGGTCCTGGCAGGACGCGATCAAGGCGGTCTTTCTTGACCGCGTGAATATCATCGCGGAATACGATCACGCCGTCTCCTCGCCGACCTTTTCCATGCGCCTGCCGAGCGTGGTTTGCCTGAAAAGCTATGTAAAGCCGGCGCGCTATCCTGCCTTTACGCGTTTCAACGTCTTCCTGCGCGACAAGTTCGAATGCCAGTATTGTGGATCGGAGGACGAACTCACCTTCGATCACCTCATCCCGCGCGCCCATGGCGGCGAGACCCGCTGGGACAATATCGTGACCGCCTGCGCGCCCTGCAATCTGCGCAAGGGCTCCAAGCTGCCGCATCAGGCGGGCATGCATCCGCGTCAGAAGCCCTGGCACCCGACCGTGCAGGAACTGCACAATAACGGCCGCTTCTTCCCGCCGAACTATCTGCATGAAAGCTGGATGGATTATCTCTACTGGGACAGCGAACTCCAACCCTGA
- a CDS encoding Disulfide bond formation protein DsbB: MNASAKPQFLPAIILAVVMAATVGTALGFQYIGGYIPCALCYMEREPYYYAIPVAIVAAIAALINMPGWIVKALIAIVMIAMLIGAGLGTYHAGAEWGFWPGPSTCSTPVNAVTKDAGNLLSDLNSVHGPSCTEAALRVLGLSFAGWNVVASLILAAIAAWGIRRKG, translated from the coding sequence ATGAACGCCTCTGCAAAGCCTCAATTTCTCCCCGCGATCATTCTCGCCGTGGTCATGGCGGCAACCGTCGGAACGGCGCTGGGCTTCCAGTATATCGGTGGCTATATCCCTTGCGCGCTCTGCTACATGGAACGCGAGCCCTACTATTACGCGATCCCGGTCGCGATCGTGGCCGCGATCGCAGCGCTCATCAACATGCCGGGCTGGATCGTCAAGGCGCTGATCGCCATCGTCATGATCGCCATGCTGATCGGCGCGGGCCTGGGGACTTATCATGCGGGCGCCGAATGGGGCTTCTGGCCCGGCCCGTCGACCTGCTCGACCCCGGTCAATGCCGTGACCAAGGATGCCGGCAACCTGCTGAGCGACCTGAACTCCGTCCACGGCCCCTCCTGCACGGAAGCCGCGCTGCGTGTGCTGGGGCTTTCCTTCGCAGGCTGGAACGTCGTTGCCAGCCTCATCCTCGCCGCCATCGCCGCTTGGGGCATCCGCCGCAAGGGTTGA
- a CDS encoding membrane protein YqaA, SNARE-associated domain, which produces MLRRLYDWTISLAAKKSAEVWLAIIAFVESSFFLVPADVLFLPMSLARPERAWRYALVATVASVLGGILGWYIGHYAFEAVAKPVLEFYGKLETFERLKAETGFGMIVLLLITSGLAHLPPIKVVTILAGVADVNLGLFIITAIVARGTRFFLLAALLKIYGEPIREFIEKRLGLIAGAVAALLIILYLILHYLHTS; this is translated from the coding sequence ATGCTCCGCAGACTTTATGACTGGACGATCTCGCTGGCCGCCAAGAAAAGCGCCGAAGTCTGGCTCGCCATCATCGCCTTCGTCGAAAGCTCATTCTTCCTCGTACCGGCCGATGTGCTCTTCCTGCCGATGTCGCTGGCCCGTCCGGAGCGCGCATGGCGCTACGCGCTCGTTGCCACCGTCGCCTCCGTGCTCGGCGGCATACTCGGCTGGTATATCGGCCATTACGCGTTTGAGGCTGTCGCAAAGCCTGTTCTCGAATTTTATGGCAAGCTTGAAACATTCGAGCGTCTGAAGGCCGAAACCGGCTTCGGCATGATCGTCCTCCTGCTGATCACCTCCGGTCTGGCCCACCTGCCGCCGATCAAGGTTGTGACCATCCTGGCTGGCGTAGCCGATGTGAACCTCGGCCTTTTCATCATCACGGCCATCGTTGCGCGCGGTACGCGCTTCTTCCTGCTCGCTGCTCTGCTGAAAATCTACGGCGAACCGATCCGCGAATTCATCGAAAAGCGGCTCGGCCTGATCGCCGGCGCGGTCGCAGCCCTCCTCATCATCCTCTATCTGATCCTGCATTACCTTCACACATCCTGA
- a CDS encoding 4-amino-4-deoxy-L-arabinose transferase: MSADANSPADRSGSLWLPFLISVAIALFLMTLMPTTMFWDRDEAFYARAAVEMLQSHNWILPTYNDAVFPDKPPLIYWLMAFFMKIFGENEFGARFASAPATAASAFLIFLIANRLFGRRAGLWSMLVFASSTLTIYLGITAMLDAVLVAFICLALWAFLAIMQDRDGFWGKAAVFLVAVSLAMLTKGPVGPAIIVPAVAITWLLSRSGERAPFWQMLVLAVATFVGVGIFLLWAVPANNMSNGEMLQTGIGEHVIGRALKPMQRHGAPGLLGYLAFLPAYIPTLIIGFMPATLFLPAALVGVSRRPTSAARPSPRLFLLSWMAPGFIMFSLAATKLPHYIEPMIPAFAIAAGGVIAGSLQGGISSLRIGRWLYILQIAGLAAALFAVVVLAPTLLLKIALVVIALGCIGFAFRISLLHRLGEFENAMRLALVSVVLLMESMFLLVIPVLEKDIKLSKPVAELLRKEFKPGTPVFDADYLEPSLVFYLGWPLESPIRDIPSDQAGRMAFLSAPGEHALVATREEYDALKALDHAGRLVELGSFTAWNTNVSGRLQTVLVARLKP; encoded by the coding sequence ATGAGCGCTGACGCGAACTCTCCGGCTGACCGTTCCGGCAGTCTCTGGCTCCCCTTCCTGATTTCGGTCGCCATCGCGCTCTTTCTCATGACGCTGATGCCGACGACGATGTTCTGGGATCGAGACGAGGCTTTCTATGCGCGTGCAGCCGTCGAGATGCTGCAATCCCACAACTGGATTCTGCCGACTTACAACGACGCCGTCTTTCCTGATAAGCCGCCGCTGATCTATTGGCTGATGGCCTTCTTCATGAAGATTTTCGGCGAGAACGAGTTTGGCGCGCGCTTCGCGTCCGCTCCGGCCACCGCAGCGTCGGCTTTCCTGATCTTCCTGATCGCAAACCGGCTCTTCGGCCGCCGCGCCGGCCTCTGGTCAATGCTGGTCTTCGCCTCATCGACGCTGACCATCTATCTCGGCATCACGGCCATGCTTGATGCGGTGCTGGTGGCCTTCATCTGCCTGGCACTCTGGGCGTTCCTGGCGATCATGCAGGACCGGGACGGGTTCTGGGGCAAGGCCGCGGTGTTTCTTGTCGCGGTGTCGCTGGCGATGCTGACCAAGGGACCCGTCGGACCCGCCATCATCGTCCCGGCGGTCGCCATCACCTGGCTCCTGTCCCGAAGCGGTGAAAGAGCACCTTTCTGGCAGATGCTGGTCCTGGCCGTGGCTACCTTCGTGGGCGTCGGCATCTTTCTGCTCTGGGCCGTGCCGGCTAACAACATGAGCAATGGAGAAATGCTGCAGACTGGGATTGGCGAGCACGTGATCGGCCGGGCCCTGAAGCCGATGCAGCGCCATGGCGCGCCGGGCTTGCTCGGTTACCTCGCCTTCCTTCCGGCCTATATCCCGACGCTCATCATTGGTTTCATGCCGGCCACGCTGTTCCTGCCGGCGGCCCTTGTCGGCGTTTCGCGCCGCCCGACTTCGGCCGCCAGACCTTCACCGCGGCTCTTCCTGCTATCTTGGATGGCCCCAGGCTTCATCATGTTCTCGCTGGCCGCGACAAAGCTGCCGCATTACATCGAGCCGATGATTCCTGCTTTCGCCATCGCCGCCGGCGGTGTCATTGCCGGCAGCCTGCAGGGGGGTATCTCGTCGCTTCGCATCGGCCGCTGGCTTTACATCCTGCAGATCGCCGGCCTTGCTGCTGCCCTTTTCGCCGTTGTCGTGCTGGCGCCGACGCTGCTGTTGAAGATCGCGCTCGTCGTGATCGCGCTTGGCTGCATCGGCTTCGCATTCCGCATCTCGCTTTTGCATCGGCTGGGCGAATTCGAAAACGCGATGCGCCTGGCGCTCGTCTCCGTCGTGCTGCTGATGGAGAGCATGTTCCTCCTTGTCATTCCGGTCCTTGAAAAGGATATCAAGCTGTCAAAGCCTGTGGCGGAATTGCTGCGCAAGGAGTTCAAGCCCGGGACGCCTGTCTTCGACGCCGATTATCTCGAGCCCAGCCTCGTCTTTTATCTGGGCTGGCCGCTCGAAAGCCCCATTCGCGACATTCCCTCCGACCAGGCGGGCCGCATGGCCTTCCTTTCCGCTCCCGGAGAGCATGCTCTTGTTGCGACGCGGGAGGAATATGACGCGCTGAAGGCGCTCGACCATGCAGGGCGGCTTGTCGAACTGGGCTCCTTTACGGCGTGGAACACCAATGTTTCCGGGCGATTGCAGACGGTTCTCGTGGCCCGTCTCAAGCCTTGA
- a CDS encoding acetyl-CoA synthetase, whose protein sequence is MLLPSRETYKGLVRDFVWDIPEDFNIGRVVSDHWAAREPDRICLEHFNPDGDHLSLTYGQLSDRSSRLAAAFRALGVARGSRIAILLPQGFETVIAHVAAYKIAAVALPLALLFGADAIEYRLNDSGAEVILTNRFGLAKLKDIRGTLPNLRQIILVDDEDEGALSFERLLAEYPPLVEQAGTGPDDAALMIYTSGTTGPPKGALHGHRVLAGHMPGIQFAHSGLGQPGDKMWTPADWAWAGGLLNCLLPALLLGVPVVSSPGQKFDPEMAFRIMADMGVRNAFIPPTALRLLRPVENPLARFDLKLRTIGSAGESLGRESYEWARTHLGITVNEFYGQTECNFVLSASARYGVTKSGSMGKPVPGHCVAVIDESGNVVAPGVVGQVAVRRPDPVMFLGYWNNPEATESKFIGDWMTTGDQGFMDEDGYFEFFGRDDDVITSSGYRIGPGEIEDCLLGHPAVRLAAVVGKPDLIRTEIVKAFVVLKDGIAGTPELTVQIREWVKHRLSMHEYPREIEFLEALPMTTTGKVIRRELRGRA, encoded by the coding sequence ATGCTGTTGCCGTCACGCGAGACTTATAAAGGGCTTGTCCGGGATTTCGTCTGGGACATTCCCGAAGACTTCAATATCGGCCGCGTTGTCAGCGACCATTGGGCCGCTCGCGAACCCGACAGGATATGCCTGGAGCATTTCAACCCCGATGGCGATCATCTCAGCCTGACATATGGTCAATTGTCCGACCGTTCCTCGCGTCTCGCCGCCGCCTTTCGTGCTCTCGGCGTCGCGCGGGGCAGCCGCATCGCGATCCTGTTGCCGCAGGGCTTCGAGACGGTCATCGCTCATGTCGCTGCCTACAAGATCGCGGCGGTCGCTTTGCCGCTGGCGCTGCTCTTCGGCGCGGATGCCATCGAATATCGCCTCAATGATTCCGGCGCCGAAGTCATCCTGACGAACCGGTTCGGCCTGGCGAAGTTGAAGGACATTCGCGGCACATTGCCAAATCTCAGGCAGATCATCCTCGTCGATGACGAGGATGAGGGGGCCTTGAGTTTCGAGCGCTTGTTGGCGGAATACCCGCCACTCGTCGAGCAAGCCGGGACCGGTCCGGACGATGCTGCCCTGATGATCTATACATCGGGAACGACCGGCCCGCCGAAAGGCGCATTGCATGGGCACCGCGTGCTGGCGGGCCATATGCCGGGCATCCAGTTCGCGCATTCGGGGCTCGGCCAGCCGGGTGACAAGATGTGGACGCCGGCCGATTGGGCCTGGGCCGGCGGCCTTCTGAACTGCCTGCTGCCCGCGTTGCTGCTTGGCGTCCCGGTGGTTTCGTCGCCAGGGCAGAAGTTCGATCCGGAGATGGCCTTCCGCATCATGGCGGATATGGGTGTTCGCAACGCCTTCATTCCGCCCACGGCGTTGCGACTGCTGCGGCCGGTCGAGAATCCCCTGGCGCGCTTTGACCTGAAGCTTAGGACCATCGGCTCCGCCGGCGAATCCCTGGGGCGCGAGTCCTACGAGTGGGCGCGGACCCATCTGGGCATTACGGTCAACGAATTCTATGGCCAGACGGAGTGCAATTTCGTGCTTTCCGCCAGCGCGCGTTACGGCGTGACGAAATCCGGGTCCATGGGCAAGCCGGTTCCGGGACACTGCGTCGCGGTCATCGATGAGAGCGGCAATGTCGTGGCGCCGGGCGTGGTCGGGCAGGTCGCCGTTCGGCGGCCGGACCCCGTCATGTTCCTTGGCTATTGGAACAATCCGGAAGCGACGGAAAGCAAGTTCATCGGCGACTGGATGACGACGGGCGACCAGGGCTTCATGGATGAGGACGGCTATTTCGAATTTTTCGGCCGCGATGACGATGTGATCACGTCATCCGGTTATCGGATAGGGCCCGGCGAGATCGAAGATTGCCTCCTCGGCCATCCGGCAGTGCGACTGGCGGCGGTGGTGGGCAAGCCGGATCTCATACGGACCGAGATCGTGAAGGCCTTCGTGGTTCTCAAGGACGGCATTGCCGGGACGCCTGAACTGACGGTGCAGATACGCGAATGGGTCAAGCATCGTCTTTCCATGCATGAATATCCGCGCGAGATCGAATTTCTCGAGGCGCTTCCCATGACGACGACCGGCAAGGTCATCCGCCGGGAACTCCGCGGCCGTGCCTGA